In Maridesulfovibrio sp., the following proteins share a genomic window:
- a CDS encoding transporter substrate-binding domain-containing protein — translation MAEEYPPYSYQQEGKARGLFIDLVRNIQEMLDEEPSGVTFYPWARGYKRLEYGSGDILMPMCMTPERSLKFKFVGPVFWDDIYFYRRKGSGVELDNVDDARKVHMITVTRDDILHQNLVSMGYTNLDLSASTKCDFMKLIRGRADLVPMGRKVISYFFKCNPELDLNKVERVGPSVFFTTNYIAFAKHVPDEVVRKWQIAFDELKASGKWQKIVDKYFPPGLPN, via the coding sequence ATGGCTGAGGAATATCCGCCCTATAGCTATCAGCAGGAAGGAAAGGCCCGTGGTCTTTTCATTGACCTAGTGCGTAACATTCAGGAAATGTTGGATGAAGAGCCTTCTGGCGTAACCTTTTACCCTTGGGCTAGGGGATACAAGCGATTAGAATACGGTTCCGGGGATATTTTAATGCCAATGTGTATGACCCCAGAGCGGTCACTGAAATTTAAATTTGTCGGCCCGGTTTTTTGGGATGATATTTATTTTTATCGAAGGAAGGGCAGCGGTGTAGAGCTTGACAATGTGGATGATGCCAGAAAAGTGCACATGATTACTGTGACTAGAGATGATATTCTACACCAGAACCTTGTTAGCATGGGGTATACTAATCTGGATTTGAGCGCATCCACGAAGTGCGATTTTATGAAATTGATTCGTGGCCGTGCAGACCTTGTCCCCATGGGCCGGAAAGTGATCTCATATTTTTTTAAGTGCAACCCCGAGCTTGATCTTAATAAAGTGGAGCGTGTCGGGCCTTCGGTATTTTTTACAACAAACTACATTGCTTTTGCTAAGCATGTCCCGGATGAAGTTGTCAGGAAATGGCAGATTGCGTTTGATGAATTGAAAGCCAGCGGGAAATGGCAGAAAATTGTAGATAAATATTTTCCGCCGGGATTGCCGAATTGA
- the gltX gene encoding glutamate--tRNA ligase, which produces MAKTVTRFAPSPTGHLHIGGARTALFAWLLAKHDGGDFVLRIEDTDRERSRQEYTDAILDSMKWLGMDWNGEPTYQSERFDLYNSYIDQLLDEGKAYWCDCSPEQVDAMREKAMKEKRKPKYDGSCREKNLGPGENRVVRFKAPQDGRTSFTDMIKGPISVENAEMDDMILRRSDGSPTYNLAVVVDDHTMGVTSVLRGDDHVNNTPRQILIYKALGWDVPKFGHVPMILGPDKKKLSKRHGALSVMEYEKMGYLPEAVVNYLVRLGWSHGDQEIFSREELIELFNTDSLGNSPSVFDTKKLDWLNSEYIKAKAPAELIPGMRSFLPEGVEAEDAYLEKIIPLLQPRSTNYKEMADMCDFFLVDSDALEYDEAAVAKVFNPEAVEIIKELTARIEADTEFSHDSLEALCKGFLEEKELKFKVIGQPVRLALCGRVQSPGGLYDLMLVLGKKETIARMNRAVTLV; this is translated from the coding sequence ATGGCTAAGACTGTAACCAGATTCGCGCCCAGCCCAACCGGACATTTACATATTGGTGGAGCCCGCACCGCGCTTTTCGCATGGCTTCTTGCCAAACACGACGGCGGAGACTTTGTCCTGCGTATCGAAGATACCGACCGTGAGCGTTCCAGGCAGGAATACACTGATGCTATTCTCGATTCCATGAAATGGCTGGGTATGGACTGGAACGGCGAACCAACTTACCAGAGCGAGCGTTTCGATCTTTATAACAGCTACATCGACCAGTTGCTGGACGAAGGCAAAGCCTACTGGTGTGACTGCTCTCCTGAGCAGGTGGACGCCATGCGCGAAAAGGCCATGAAGGAAAAACGCAAACCCAAATATGACGGTTCCTGCCGCGAGAAGAATCTCGGTCCCGGCGAGAACAGAGTCGTACGCTTTAAGGCTCCCCAGGATGGCCGCACCTCATTCACTGACATGATCAAAGGCCCTATCAGCGTGGAAAACGCTGAGATGGACGACATGATCCTACGCCGCAGCGACGGTTCTCCGACCTACAACCTTGCGGTTGTTGTTGATGACCATACCATGGGTGTTACCAGCGTTCTGCGCGGCGACGACCACGTTAACAATACTCCGCGCCAGATCCTGATTTACAAAGCTCTTGGCTGGGATGTTCCCAAGTTCGGCCACGTACCCATGATCCTCGGCCCGGATAAGAAAAAACTTTCCAAGCGCCATGGTGCTCTTTCCGTTATGGAATATGAAAAAATGGGTTACCTGCCCGAAGCTGTGGTTAACTACCTCGTGCGTCTGGGCTGGTCTCACGGTGATCAGGAAATTTTCTCCCGTGAAGAACTTATCGAACTGTTCAACACTGACAGCCTCGGTAACTCTCCATCCGTTTTCGACACCAAGAAACTGGACTGGCTTAACAGCGAATACATCAAGGCCAAAGCTCCGGCTGAACTTATTCCCGGAATGCGTTCTTTCCTTCCCGAAGGTGTGGAAGCTGAAGACGCATATCTTGAAAAGATCATCCCTCTGCTCCAGCCGCGCTCTACCAATTACAAGGAAATGGCCGACATGTGCGACTTCTTCCTCGTGGATAGTGATGCGCTGGAATATGATGAAGCAGCCGTTGCCAAGGTATTCAATCCTGAAGCAGTGGAAATCATCAAAGAGCTTACCGCACGGATCGAAGCAGACACCGAATTCAGCCACGACTCTCTTGAGGCTCTCTGCAAGGGATTCCTAGAAGAAAAAGAGCTGAAGTTTAAAGTAATCGGACAGCCTGTCCGTCTGGCTCTTTGTGGCCGAGTCCAATCTCCCGGCGGCCTCTATGACCTTATGCTCGTGCTTGGCAAAAAAGAGACAATCGCCCGCATGAACCGTGCAGTAACGTTGGTTTAG
- a CDS encoding NifU family protein: MLDKVEAALNKVRPLLQADGGNVELVEVTDKGIAKVRLQGACKGCPMSQITLRNAIERTLLKEIPELKGVEPAE, from the coding sequence ATGCTCGATAAAGTCGAAGCCGCTCTTAACAAAGTCAGACCTCTTCTTCAGGCTGACGGTGGCAACGTAGAACTCGTTGAGGTAACAGACAAAGGCATCGCCAAAGTGCGTTTGCAGGGAGCCTGTAAGGGCTGTCCCATGTCCCAGATCACCTTGAGAAACGCGATTGAGCGTACATTGCTCAAGGAAATTCCCGAGCTCAAAGGCGTAGAGCCGGCCGAATAA
- a CDS encoding HDOD domain-containing protein: MTEQITTPDEFIHKATALMEDRFIHTDREQPVIATLFELGVKHVAEDIMANPELYKPHAERPMPTKRFEKVDPISLMRTEVKLPSLPQVFIEMRRVINDPASSASDLAKVISRDTALSAFLLRMVNSAFYNFPAQIDTISRAVAVVGTNQLSTLAMGTSIMDMFKGLPADIIDLELFWRHSFACGIIASQLSKTFKQGTPEKCFVAGLLHDIGRPVLLIALPEQAIAATAISRHKKALMFKAEQAVTGFNHSELGGMLLRKWNLPFSLVNAVLNHHNPAKASKSPEALYVYFANIIAKTMGVGGSGDFFIRNVNNERWEKHGLTPDKLRKLDTEITPLLHDAFAILKNTAAQR; this comes from the coding sequence ATGACTGAACAGATTACCACACCCGACGAATTTATCCATAAGGCCACTGCTCTGATGGAAGATCGCTTTATCCACACCGATCGGGAACAGCCGGTTATTGCAACCCTATTTGAACTTGGTGTGAAACATGTTGCCGAGGATATCATGGCAAACCCAGAACTTTACAAGCCGCATGCCGAACGGCCCATGCCTACCAAGCGGTTTGAAAAGGTGGACCCGATCTCGCTTATGAGAACCGAGGTAAAACTACCTTCGCTGCCGCAGGTTTTCATAGAAATGCGCCGGGTAATCAACGACCCGGCAAGTTCTGCATCCGACCTTGCCAAGGTAATATCACGCGACACGGCCTTGTCCGCTTTTCTGCTGCGTATGGTCAACAGCGCGTTTTACAATTTTCCCGCCCAGATCGATACCATCTCACGGGCAGTCGCAGTAGTTGGAACCAACCAGCTTTCAACGCTGGCAATGGGGACTTCAATCATGGACATGTTTAAAGGACTCCCTGCGGATATAATCGATCTGGAGTTATTCTGGCGGCATAGTTTCGCCTGTGGAATCATAGCCAGCCAGCTTTCCAAAACCTTTAAGCAGGGAACCCCTGAAAAATGCTTTGTGGCCGGCCTGCTGCACGATATAGGACGCCCGGTACTGCTGATCGCCCTGCCGGAACAGGCTATCGCCGCAACCGCCATTTCGCGGCATAAGAAAGCACTTATGTTCAAGGCCGAACAGGCAGTGACAGGCTTCAACCATTCTGAACTCGGAGGCATGCTGCTGCGCAAATGGAATCTGCCCTTCTCGCTGGTCAACGCCGTGCTCAACCACCACAATCCTGCAAAGGCCTCCAAATCACCGGAAGCTCTCTATGTATATTTCGCCAACATTATCGCAAAAACCATGGGTGTCGGCGGCAGCGGAGACTTTTTCATCCGTAATGTAAACAACGAAAGATGGGAAAAGCACGGGCTGACACCTGATAAATTACGCAAGCTTGATACCGAAATCACACCTCTCCTGCATGATGCATTCGCCATTCTCAAAAACACGGCAGCTCAACGGTAA
- a CDS encoding glycine betaine ABC transporter substrate-binding protein: protein MKKILILTLTVLLFAAFSTAAFAADKKVKLAYVEWDCATATTNVIKAVIEERLGMECEIIPVAAAAMWQAVGTGDVDGLATAWLPVTHADYLKRVQGKVVNLGPIVSGAKLGWAVPTYVEADSIADLNKYADKFDDKIIGIDPGAGLMRLSEDAMKEYNLDKFELMEGSGATMTAALSNAIKNKKWIVVTAWSPHWMFGRWDLKYLKDPKGVLGESETINTIVRKGLDKDMPKVYAFLDKFAWKDANQLQMVMAWNQEKGADPYENAKRFIKENKAQVDSWLK, encoded by the coding sequence ATGAAGAAGATTTTAATTTTAACACTTACAGTACTGCTCTTCGCAGCTTTCAGCACAGCAGCTTTCGCCGCGGATAAAAAAGTAAAACTGGCTTATGTTGAATGGGACTGCGCAACTGCGACCACCAACGTAATCAAAGCAGTAATTGAAGAACGCCTCGGCATGGAGTGCGAGATCATCCCTGTTGCTGCCGCAGCCATGTGGCAGGCTGTAGGAACCGGTGATGTCGATGGTCTGGCAACAGCATGGCTGCCCGTAACCCACGCAGACTACCTGAAAAGGGTTCAGGGGAAAGTCGTCAACCTCGGCCCCATTGTTTCCGGGGCAAAGCTCGGCTGGGCAGTTCCTACTTATGTAGAAGCTGATTCGATCGCAGATCTCAACAAGTATGCTGACAAATTTGATGACAAGATTATCGGCATCGACCCCGGTGCGGGGCTGATGCGTCTCTCCGAGGATGCGATGAAAGAATACAACCTCGATAAATTTGAACTCATGGAAGGTTCCGGCGCTACCATGACTGCAGCATTGTCCAACGCCATCAAAAATAAAAAATGGATTGTTGTCACCGCATGGTCCCCGCACTGGATGTTCGGCCGTTGGGATCTTAAATACCTCAAAGATCCCAAGGGGGTCCTCGGTGAATCCGAAACCATCAACACTATAGTGCGCAAAGGTCTCGATAAAGACATGCCCAAGGTTTATGCTTTCCTCGATAAATTCGCATGGAAGGACGCAAACCAGCTTCAGATGGTTATGGCTTGGAACCAGGAAAAAGGAGCTGATCCTTATGAAAACGCAAAGCGTTTTATCAAGGAAAACAAAGCTCAGGTTGATTCCTGGCTAAAATAA
- a CDS encoding proline/glycine betaine ABC transporter permease, with amino-acid sequence MNIPRIPIGETIEAFINFLVEHFSFATKAFSAVLDAGLDVVEGAMKACPPWAFILIVAAITLKMTKSKRTTIFSIVGLLLIWNMGLWQATVSTIALVIVATLLALMIGIPIGILAAMNKHVNRIVMPILDVMQTMPAFVYLIPAIPFFGLGKVAAIFSTIIFAMPPSIRLTCLGIKQVPEDLVECAEAFGSNRWHRLFKLELPIATPTIMAGVNQTVMLALSMVVIASMIGAKGLGGEVWKAIQRLQMGKGFEAGIGIVIVAMIMDQVLQKIGSGKK; translated from the coding sequence ATGAATATCCCACGCATTCCCATAGGGGAAACAATCGAAGCGTTTATCAATTTTCTGGTGGAACATTTTTCTTTTGCCACCAAGGCCTTTTCGGCAGTTCTCGATGCCGGACTGGATGTAGTCGAAGGTGCCATGAAGGCATGTCCGCCGTGGGCATTCATCCTCATTGTGGCAGCAATAACCCTGAAGATGACCAAGAGCAAAAGAACTACAATATTTTCCATAGTCGGACTTCTGCTGATCTGGAATATGGGCCTATGGCAGGCCACGGTCAGCACGATTGCTCTGGTAATTGTTGCTACGCTGCTGGCGCTCATGATCGGCATACCGATAGGGATTCTTGCCGCCATGAACAAGCATGTGAACCGGATAGTAATGCCGATTCTGGACGTGATGCAGACTATGCCCGCTTTTGTCTACCTTATTCCGGCCATCCCATTTTTCGGACTGGGCAAAGTAGCAGCCATTTTCTCAACAATTATTTTTGCTATGCCGCCATCAATCAGGCTGACCTGTCTCGGAATCAAGCAGGTTCCTGAAGACCTCGTTGAATGCGCAGAAGCGTTCGGCTCCAACCGCTGGCACAGACTTTTTAAACTTGAACTGCCTATCGCCACCCCCACCATCATGGCCGGTGTAAACCAGACAGTGATGCTGGCTCTTTCCATGGTTGTTATCGCTTCCATGATCGGAGCCAAGGGGCTCGGCGGCGAAGTATGGAAAGCAATCCAGAGACTACAGATGGGCAAAGGCTTTGAGGCCGGTATCGGAATTGTCATCGTAGCCATGATCATGGATCAGGTGCTTCAGAAAATCGGTTCCGGCAAGAAATAA
- a CDS encoding glycine betaine/L-proline ABC transporter ATP-binding protein: MEKIRVENLYKIFGSNPSKIIPMLNKGATKDEIMEKTKHGVGVNNASFSVEEGEIVVVMGLSGSGKSTLVRCINRLIEPTGGKIFIDGEDITTLSKNKLRKIRLEKLGMVFQNFALFPHRTVLKNTEYGLEIADTDPKTRKQKAMEALELVGLSGWEESYPDQLSGGMQQRVGLARALALDPDILLMDEAFSALDPLIRRDMQDELINLQERMHKTIVFISHDLDEALKIGDRIVLMKDGEIVQVGTPEEILTEPATEYVRRFVEDVDITKVLTAESVMKKIDAVANIKTDGPRASLRKMRKNNISNLFVLDEKHKLIGMLNAADCAKLVEQGGKDIRTIMSTDLQAVDLDCPAQELFNIMQDRTLPLPVINEDKKLKGVIVRGTLIGALAERGGN, from the coding sequence ATGGAAAAAATCAGAGTCGAAAATCTCTATAAAATCTTTGGAAGCAACCCCAGCAAGATAATTCCTATGCTTAACAAGGGTGCAACTAAAGATGAAATTATGGAAAAAACAAAACACGGTGTAGGTGTAAACAACGCCTCATTCAGTGTTGAAGAAGGTGAAATTGTTGTGGTCATGGGGCTTTCCGGCAGCGGAAAATCCACCCTTGTCCGCTGCATAAACAGGCTAATCGAACCCACTGGCGGGAAAATATTTATTGATGGTGAAGACATTACAACCCTAAGCAAAAACAAGCTGCGCAAGATTCGGCTGGAAAAACTGGGAATGGTTTTTCAGAACTTCGCGCTTTTCCCACACCGTACGGTTCTTAAAAACACTGAATACGGGCTGGAAATAGCAGATACAGACCCTAAAACCCGCAAGCAGAAAGCCATGGAAGCCTTAGAACTAGTTGGGCTCAGCGGCTGGGAAGAATCTTATCCAGACCAGCTCTCCGGCGGGATGCAGCAGCGTGTGGGGCTCGCCCGGGCATTAGCCCTGGATCCTGACATTCTGCTTATGGACGAAGCTTTCAGTGCACTTGACCCGCTAATCCGTCGCGATATGCAGGATGAGCTTATCAACCTGCAGGAACGCATGCACAAAACCATCGTCTTTATCAGTCACGATCTCGACGAAGCCCTCAAGATCGGAGACCGTATCGTACTCATGAAGGATGGTGAGATAGTTCAGGTAGGAACACCTGAGGAAATTCTAACTGAACCTGCTACAGAATACGTCCGCCGCTTTGTCGAGGACGTTGATATCACTAAAGTCCTTACCGCAGAATCCGTAATGAAAAAAATCGATGCCGTTGCAAACATCAAAACCGACGGCCCAAGGGCTTCCCTGCGCAAGATGCGTAAAAACAATATTTCAAACCTCTTTGTGCTTGACGAAAAGCATAAACTGATCGGCATGCTTAACGCAGCAGACTGCGCCAAGCTTGTGGAACAGGGAGGCAAGGACATCCGCACTATAATGAGTACCGACCTACAAGCTGTTGATCTGGATTGCCCCGCTCAGGAATTGTTTAATATCATGCAGGACCGCACACTTCCACTGCCGGTCATAAATGAGGATAAAAAACTGAAAGGTGTTATCGTCCGCGGCACTCTTATCGGTGCACTTGCTGAAAGAGGGGGAAACTAA